One region of Populus trichocarpa isolate Nisqually-1 chromosome 4, P.trichocarpa_v4.1, whole genome shotgun sequence genomic DNA includes:
- the LOC7470423 gene encoding serine/threonine-protein kinase ATR isoform X3, which produces MIFPPALSILGPERVGGRMENNDDASLSVSGDITVQNSSVGQKRHSQNVDTIQTKRRKVDDDVMASDPSVLAECKLHSIVNSKREEEYADCMHKSLVSFLKLLKPPAKPDSLRPDVALAALSMLCIAFCRFPTTYLSICIFQQMHAWIPWICEQAERGGSVALDISNYLEGIHTMLLVQSPFLMEDKPFKFKGDSTDLMHIVLKLPWTHPHMVIGPHPPWKTKCFSIQVVSKLGSILKTEHALELLDLGLNDEAEEVRIETITSMPVIVLWSGLGLQAEMFKRLDLLGKEENIKVKRSIPFTLGFLSCFYGSCSIVDGPPLGECKLFIDINNEKHGKTTDYLQGFWCSKCDRSIVHNHKVHLKIMQPPDFQSARVGLNSNFPQLQSMFFKLLYDESSEEVQVACVRIIRRILVHGSEDILIKTKSEWIKCVEFLLLNKKKALREAFCTQISSFLESPVLSCLFLNGDSYNKTNEQKFLGLMKHALSAAEDPQIFETLLECVSQIMIAVDIHSQLFLSCLILLVDQLDHPHVTVRMSASRLIHKSCYFHLKGGFELILSKVVHIRNELFDYLTMRFTSHPKMVREFAEAVFGVETEELVEKMIPIVLPKLVVSQQDNNRAVQTLFELAKCLNTDMVPLIVNWLPKVLAFALHRADKQELLSTLQFYHDQIGSDNQEIFAAALPALLDELVCFLDGGDSVEINQRLSRVPDMIKEIARVLTGGEDLPGFLRNHFVGLLNGIDRKMLHAEDLLLQKQALRRIKMLIEMMGSQLGTYVPKLMVLLMHAIDKESLQNEGLSVLHFFIEQLANKSPSSTKHVISQVFAALIPFLERYKENPSTHLNKVVNILEELVLKNRTILKQHIHEFPLLPSIPELMEVNKAIQEARGSMTLKDQLRDVVDGLNHENLNVRYMVVCELSKLLNLRRGDITSLITGEVAADMDILSSLITALLRGCAEESRTAVGQRLKLVCADCLGALGAVDPAKVKGISSQRFKIECSDDDLIFELIHKHLARAFRAAPDTIVQDSAALAIQELLKIAGCEASLDGTTSLSQTLKDKSTKSSSGMNTRGQRLWDRFSNYVKEIIAPCLTSRFQLPNVADSASVGPIYRPSMSFRRWIFYWIKKLTAHATGSRASIFNACRALVRHDMQLAIYLLPYLVLNAVCHGTEEVRHSIAEEILCVLDAAASDNSGAAVGGQSEVCIQAVFTLLDNLGQWMDDFEQELALSQSFQSPASKKQASKSKGQGSISSTDQDQLLVQCKYVSELLTAIPKLTLARASFRCQAYARSLMYFESHVRGKSGAFNPAAERSGIFEDEDVSYLMEIYSCLDEPDGLSGLACLRKSLSLQDQLLINKRAGNWAEVLTSCEQALQMEPCSVQRHSDVLNCLLNMCHLQAMVTHVDGLISRVPQYKKTWCMQGVQAAWRLGRWDLMDEYISGADHDGLLCSGSESNASFDMDVAKILQSMMKKDQFSVAEKIALSKQALIAPLAAAGMDSYVRAYPFIVKLHLLRELEAFHTLLVDDSFLVKKFHLGHLEFTKLMENWEHRLRFTQPSLWAREPLLAFRRLVFGASSLGAHVGICWLQYAKLCRLAGHYETANRAILEAQASGAPNVHMEKAKLLWSTRRSDGAIAELQQTLLHMPEKVVGAAARSSITSLSLVPLNPQPAFCDTQASSENLDIAKTLLLYSRWIHYTGQKQKEDVITLYTRVRDLQPKWEKGFFYLARYCDEVLVDARKRQEDNYELGPRLVPLTSTSISPSNTERRWWTSAPDVLLFYAKGLHRGHKNLFQALPRLLTLWFEFGSIYQRCGSSSNQELKKVHDKVMSIMRGCLKDLPTYQWLTVLPQLVSRICHQNEDIVKLVKRIITSVIQQYPQQGLWIMAAVSKSAVPSRREAAAAIIQEAKKGFSQGNNGSNLFVQFASLIDHLIRLCFHPGQSKARTINISTEFSALKRMMPLEIIMPIQQSLTVSLPTYDVNLTDPLTSVIFSASDLPTISGIADEAEILSSLQRPKKIVLLGSDGIEHPFLCKPKDDLRKDARMMEFTAMINRLLSKYPESRRRKLYIRTFAVIPLTEDCGMVEWVPHTRGLRHILQDIYIKCGKFDRQKTNPQIKRIYDQCHGKMPEDEMLKNKILPLFPPVFHKWFLTTFSEPAAWFRARVAYAHTTAVWSMVGHIVGLGDRHGENILFDSTTGDCVHVDFSCLFDKGLQLEKPELVPFRLTQNMIDGLGITGYEGIFLRVCEITLSVLRTHRETLMSVLETFIHDPLVEWTKSHKSSGVEVQNPHAQRAINNIEARLQGVVVGVGAAPSLPLAVEGQARRLIAEAVSHKNLGKMYIWWMPWF; this is translated from the exons ATGATTTTTCCTCCAG CTCTGTCCATTCTTGGTCCTGAACGTGTTGGAGGGAGGATGGAAAATAATGATGATGCAAGCTTATCAGTATCTGGTGATATAACAGTCCAGAACTCAAGTGTTGGCCAAAAGAGACATTCTCAGAATGTGGATACTATACAGACCAAACGCCGTAAGGTAGATGACGATGTTATGGCTTCTGATCCCAGTGTTCTGGCAGAGTGCAAGCTTCATTCCATAGTTAATtctaaaagagaagaagaatatGCTGATTGTATGCATAAATCGCTTGTTTcattcctcaaacttttaaagCCTCCTGCTAAACCTGATTCTTTAAGACCAGATGTTGCGCTAGCAGCTCTTAGCATGCTTTGCATTGCTTTCTGTAGATTTCCAACGACCTATCTGTCAATCTGTATCTTCCAGCAGATGCATGCGTGGATTCCTTGGATATGTGAGCAG GCAGAGCGAGGAGGTTCAGTTGCACTTGATATTTCCAACTACCTGGAAGGAATTCACACCATGTTGCTTGTGCAAA GCCCCTTTCTCATGGAGGACAAGCCTTTCAAATTTAAGGGTGACAGTACAGATCTTATGCATATCGTGCTAAAGCTTCCTTGGACTCATCCACATATGGTTATTGGTCCGCATCCTCCTTGGAAGACAAAATGTTTCTCCATCCAAGTTGTCTCCAAGCTTGGTTCTATCTTAAAAACTGAACATGCTCTGGAACTCTTGGATTTGGGTCTCAATGATGAAGCTGAAGAAGTTAGAATTGAAACTATAACTTCTATGCCAGTGATTGTCTTGTGGTCTGGCCTTGGTTTGCAAGCAGAAATGTTCAAAAGGCTTGA CTTGCTGGGGAAAGAGGAGAACATCAAAGTTAAGAGAAGCATTCCCTTCACTCTTGGTTTCTTGTCATGTTTTTACGGATCCTGTAGTATTGTTGATGGCCCACCTCTAGGTGAATGCAAGTTATTTATAGATATCAATAATGAGAAACATGGCAAGACAACTGATTATTTACAAGGATTCTGGTGCTCAAAGTGTGACAGAAGCATTGTGCACAACCACAAGGTACACTTGAAAATAATGCAACCACCTGATTTCCAAAGTGCAAGAGTGGGATTGAATAGCAATTTTCCTCAGCTCCAGTCCATGTTCTTTAAACTTCTTTATGATGAGTCTTCGGAAGAGGTTCAAGTTGCCTGTGTGAGAATTATTCGACGTATCCTTGTACATGGGTctgaagatattttaattaaaacaaaatctgaATGGATTAAATGTGTTGAGTTTTTACTACTGAACAAAAAGAAGGCACTGAGAGAGGCATTCTGCACTCAGATCAGTTCCTTCCTTGAAAGTCCTGTACTCAGTtgtttatttttgaatggaGATTCATACAATAAAACTAATGAGCAGAAGTTTTTGGGCCTAATGAAGCATGCTCTGTCAGCAGCTGAAGACCCACAAATCTTTGAGACTCTTCTGGAATGTGTATCCCAAATTATGATCGCAGTTGATATTCATAGTCAACTTTTCTTGTCTTGTCTTATTTTGTTGGTTGATCAGCTGGATCATCCACATGTGACAGTGAGAATGAGTGCATCAAGGTTAATACACAAATCTTGCTACTTTCATCTTAAAGGAGGATTTGAGCTAATCCTTTCAAAAGTAGTTCACATCAGAAATGAGCTGTTTGATTATCTAACTATGAGGTTCACAAGCCATCCAAAAATGGTCAGAGAGTTTGCAGAAGCTGTTTTTGGAGTTGAAACTGAAGAGCTTGTTGAGAAAATGATTCCCATTGTTCTTCCAAAGCTCGTGGTGTCTCAGCAGGATAACAATCGAGCAGTTCAGACATTATTTGAGTTAGCCAAGTGTTTAAACACTGACATGGTGCCTCTGATAGTTAATTGGCTACCAAAAGTGCTTGCCTTCGCTCTTCATCGAGCAGATAAGCAGGAGTTACTCTCAACTTTGCAGTTTTACCATGATCAGATTGGTTCGGATAACCAAGAAATTTTCGCAGCTGCATTACCTGCACTTTTAGATGAACTTGTCTGCTTTCTTGATGGTGGTGATTCAGTTGAGATAAACCAAAG GTTATCAAGAGTGCCTGACATGATAAAAGAAATTGCCAGAGTTCTGACAGGTGGTGAAGATCTACCAGGCTTTCTGAGGAATCATTTTGTTGGTCTCCTTAATGGCATTGATAGAAAAATGCTTCATGCAGAGGATCTTTTGCTGCAGAAACAAGCTTTGCGACGTATTAAAATGCTAATTGAAATGATGGGATCACAGCTTGGTACTTATGTGCCAAAATTAATGGTCCTTCTTATGCATGCTATTGATAAAGAATCACTGCAAAATGAGGGTCTATCCGTCTTGCACTTTTTCATAGAGCAATTGGCAAACAAGTCACCATCTAGCACTAAACATGTCATTTCTCAAGTTTTTGCTGCCCTTATTCCCTTCTTGGAGAGATACAAAGAAAATCCTTCTACACATTTGAACAAAGTAGTGAACATTTTGGAAGAACTTGTGTTAAAGAACAGAACCATCCTGAAGCAGCATATTCATGAATTTCCTCTATTACCTAGTATTCCTGAGCTAATGGAAGTGAACAAAGCTATTCAAGAAGCACGTGGGTCAATGACTTTGAAGGATCAATTGCGAGATGTTGTTGATGGTCTTAACCATGAGAACTTGAATGTTAGGTATATGGTGGTGTGTGAGTTAAGCAAGTTACTGAATCTGAGAAGGGGAGATATTACATCTCTGATCACTGGTGAAGTTGCTGCTGATATGGACATTTTGAGCTCGTTGATCACAGCCTTACTCAGAGGATGTGCAGAAGAATCAAGGACTGCAGTAGGACAGCGGCTGAAGTTGGTCTGTGCTGATTGTCTCGGAGCATTGGGTGCGGTTGACCCTGCTAAAGTAAAGGGAATTTCATCCCAGCGCTTTAAAATTGAATGTTCAGATGATGATCTTATCTTTGAGCTGATCCACAAACATTTGGCTAGGGCTTTTAGAGCTGCACCTGATACCATTGTTCAGGACTCAGCTGCACTGGCAATTCAAGAATTGCTTAAGATTGCAGGTTGTGAGGCATCACTGGATGGGACTACTTCCCTGTCACAAACCCTGAAGGACAAGAGTACTAAAAGTAGTAGTGGAATGAATACGAGGGGTCAGAGATTGTGGGACCGATTCTCTAATTATGTCAAAGAGATAATAGCCCCTTGTTTAACCTCTAGATTTCAGCTTCCAAATGTGGCTGACTCAGCATCAGTCGGGCCAATTTACCGGCCTTCCATGTCATTCAGAAGATGGATATTCTATTGGATAAAGAAACTTACTGCACATGCAACCGGATCTCGTGCAAGTATATTTAATGCTTGTAGAGCTCTAGTGCGGCATGATATGCAACTAGCAATTTATCTGCTGCCATATTTAGTTCTCAATGCTGTTTGTCATGGTACTGAGGAGGTGCGCCACAGCATAGCTGAGGAAATCCTATGTGTTCTTGATGCTGCTGCATCAGACAACAGTGGTGCTGCAGTTGGTGGGCAAAGTGAAGTTTGTATTCAAGCTGTTTTCACTCTCCTGGATAATCTTGGGCAATGGATGGATGATTTTGAACAAGAGTTAGCTCTTTCCCAATCTTTCCAATCACCTGCATCTAAGAAACAAGCATCCAAATCCAAGGGTCAAGGTTCAATTTCTTCGACAGATCAGGATCAACTCCTTGTACAGTGTAAGTATGTTTCAGAACTTTTAACTGCAATTCCAAAGCTAACACTTGCCAGGGCCTCCTTCAGGTGTCAGGCTTATGCAAGATCTTTGATGTACTTTGAGTCTCATGTGCGTGGAAAATCTGGCGCATTTAACCCAGCAGCTGAGAGAAGTGGCATATTTGAGGATGAAGATGTTTCATATTTGATGGAAATATACAGCTGCCTAGATGAGCCTGATGGTCTATCTGGCTTGGCATGTCTACGCAAATCATTAAGCTTGCAAGACCagctcttaataaataaaagagcagGAAACTGGGCTGAGGTTTTAACTTCTTGTGAGCAGGCTTTACAGATGGAGCCCTGTTCTGTTCAGCGGCATTCAGATGTCCTTAACTGTTTGCTGAACATGTGCCACCTTCAGGCTATGGTCACTCATGTGGATGGTTTAATTTCTAGGGTTCCACAATACAAGAAAACATGGTGCATGCAAGGTGTGCAAGCAGCATGGAGGCTGGGCAGGTGGGACTTGATGGATGAGTACATCAGCGGGGCTGATCATGATGGTTTACTTTGTAGTGGTTCTGAAAGTAATGCTTCCTTTGACATGGATGTTGCAAAGATTCTCCAGTCTATGATGAAGAAGGATCAGTTCTCAGTTGCTGAGAAGATTGCACTATCCAAACAAGCTCTGATTGCTCCTCTTGCTGCTGCTGGCATGGATTCTTACGTGCGGGCTTACCCATTTATCGTGAAACTTCACTTACTACGTGAATTGGAGGCCTTCCACACTCTTCTTGTTGATGATTCTTTCTTGGTCAAAAAATTCCATCTGGGTCATCTAGAATTCACTAAATTGATGGAGAATTGGGAACATCGGCTCAGATTTACTCAACCATCCCTTTGGGCAAGGGAGCCTCTTTTGGCTTTCCGAAGATTGGTATTTGGTGCCAGTAGTCTCGGTGCCCATGTTGGGATCTGCTGGCTTCAGTATGCAAAGCTTTGTCGCTTGGCTGGTCACTATGAGACAGCAAACCGAGCAATTCTCGAAGCCCAGGCCTCGGGTGCACCTAATGTTCACATGGAAAAGGCCAAGCTTCTGTGGAGTACTAGGCGATCAGATGGTGCCATTGCAGAGTTGCAGCAAACTCTCCTTCACATGCCTGAAAAGGTTGTAGGTGCTGCTGCTAGGTCTTCAATTACTAGCCTTTCATTGGTTCCATTGAATCCCCAACCTGCATTTTGTGATACTCAAGCTTCGAGTGAGAATCTAGATATTGCAAAGACTCTACTTTTATATTCCAGATGGATCCATTATACGGGtcagaaacaaaaggaagatgTCATAACTCTTTATACCAGGGTGAGGGATCTGCAGCCTAAGTGGGAAAAAGGATTCTTCTATTTGGCTAGATATTGTGATGAGGTGCTTGTTGATGCCAGGAAACGTCAGGAAGACAATTATGAACTAGGTCCCAGACTGGTACCATTGACTTCCACTTCTATTTCTCCTTCAAACACTGAGAGGCGATGGTGGACTTCCGCACCTGATGTACTTTTATTCTATGCTAAGGGGCTGCATAGGGGCCACAAGAATCTCTTTCAAGCTCTTCCAAGATTGCTAACACTGTGGTTTGAATTTGGAAGCATTTATCAAAGATGTGGCTCATCGTCCAATCAAGAGTTGAAAAAGGTTCATGACAAG GTTATGAGTATTATGCGAGGCTGTTTGAAGGATTTGCCAACATATCAATGGTTAACAGTGCTGCCTCAATTAGTTTCTAGAATCTGCCACCAGAATGAAGATATTGTAAAGTTGGTCAAACGCATAATCACCTCTGTTATCCAGCAATACCCACAACAAGGCCTATGGATTATGGCAGCTGTTTCAAAATCTGCAGTCCCTTCAAGGCGGGAAGCGGCTGCAGCAATCATACAAGAAGCTAAAAAGGGGTTCAGCCAAGGAAACAATGGGAGCAATTTGTTTGTTCAGTTTGCTAGCTTGATTGATCATCTTATCAGATTGTGTTTCCACCCAGGCCAATCAAAAGCAAGGACTATTAATATTTCAACTGAATTCAGTGCCCTGAAAAGGATGATGCCACTGGAAATTATCATGCCAATTCAACAATCTCTCACTGTTAGTTTACCAACGTATGATGTGAATCTCACCGACCCCCTTACCTCTGTTATCTTTTCTGCTTCTGATCTTCCAACAATTTCAGGAATAGCTGACGAGGCTGAGATTCTTTCATCTCTTCAGCGACCTAAAAAA ATTGTTCTGTTGGGTAGTGACGGTATTGAACACCCATTCCTTTGCAAGCCCAAGGATGACCTTAGGAAAGATGCTCGTATGATGGAGTTCACTGCAATGATAAACCGGTTGTTGTCAAAATATCCTGAAAGCCGTCGGAGGAAACTTTACATTCGTACTTTTGCTGTAATTCCACTAACAGAAGACTGCGGTATGGTGGAATGGGTGCCCCACACCCGTGGACTCCGGCATATACTTCAagacatatatataaaatgtgggAAATTTGACAGGCAGAAGACGAATCCTCAAATTAAACGGATCTATGATCAATGCCATGGTAAAATGCCAGAAGATGAGATGCTAAAAAATAAGATCCTTCCATTGTTCCCTCCAGTTTTCCACAAATGGTTCTTGACCACTTTTTCTGAGCCAGCTGCTTGGTTTAGGGCTCGGGTTGCTTATGCTCATACCACTGCAGTTTGGTCGATGGTTGGGCATATCGTGGGACTAGGAGATCGACATGGTGAAAACATTCTCTTTGACTCCACCACAGGTGATTGTGTCCATGTTGATTTCAGTTGTCTATTTGACAAAGGCTTGCAGTTGGAAAAACCTGAGCTAGTGCCTTTCAGGTTAACACAG AACATGATTGATGGCTTGGGCATCACGGGTTACGAGGGCATTTTCTTGAGGGTATGTGAAATCACTCTTTCAGTTCTGAGGACACACAGGGAAACTTTAATGAGTGTTCTTGAAACTTTCATTCACGATCCTCTTGTGGAGTGGACAAAATCTCACAAATCCAGCGGGGTTGAAGTTCAGAACCCACATGCACAG CGAGCCATTAATAATATCGAAGCAAGGTTGCAAGGGGTGGTTGTTGGCGTTGGAGCGGCACCCTCTTTGCCTCTTGCCGTGGAAGGCCAGGCTCGTCGTTTAATTGCTGAAGCAGTGTCGCACAAAAATCTTGGGAAGATGTACATATGGTGGATGCCTTGGTTTTGA